In Chelonia mydas isolate rCheMyd1 chromosome 7, rCheMyd1.pri.v2, whole genome shotgun sequence, the sequence ATgtagatttcagtaaagcatttgttTGGGTGTCACGTGCTATTGTGAGGTTAAAACAAACTAGAATGATACCAGATCAATATGGCCCCTGAAATGGATTGACAGTGGGTCAGCTGATAGGTCCCGAAATGTAACTAAACAGGGACTCAGCATTGAggaggtgtttctagtggggtcccactaGGATTGGTTCTTGGTGCTGTGCTTTCTGACATTTATCAAGGAcctcaaagaaaacaaaaaatcattactAATGACGCGTGCGCAGACAGACGGAGAGTGGGGAGCGgggaataatgaagaggataagTCACTGCTACAGAGCTATCTGGATCACTTcgtaaacaatatgcatttcagcTGAGCCAAATATAAACCTATACAGAGAGGAACCAAGACTGCAGCCATACTTACAGGAGAGGGGACTCTATGCTGGGGACCAGTGACTCTGAGAAAGGTTTGGGAGAGGGGTGTCCtggtggctaatcagctgaacatgagctctcagtgcaagGCTAATGAAACCCCTGGCTGTATAAACAAGGGAAGCTCACATAGGATTAGGGAGGTTCTGttacctctgtatgtggcactggtgtgaccactgctggaatcctgtgtcccaTTCTGGTGGCCACAATGCAAGAAGGatgatgataaattggagagggctcagagaagagccaccagaatgattaaacatttggaaaacatgcctcatagtgagagactccaggagctgtcTATTTAGCTCAACACAGcaaaggttaagggatgacttgatcccagttctataagtacctaccaggggtggagaggagaggaaataTTTGATAAGGGTTTCCTCAATCTAGCAATggtctaacaagatccaatggctggaaactgacgttggacaaattcagacgggaaataaGGAGCAAATTGGTACCCATGAGgataattaaccgttggaacaacaGACCaaagattctccatcactggccatttttaaatcaagactggctggcTTTCTAGAAGATCTACTCTGGTTCAGCCCGGCTTTCACACAGGTCCTAGGGCTTCCCTAtgctacacaggaagtcagactaggtgatcccAGCGGTTCCTTCTCGCTTTGGAATCTGTTTACGTgcacacaggccctgatcctgcaaacaggctcccaagggaggttgGAGCAGCACTGTCCTcggtggaggggggcgggggggttaagaccaggttggacaaacacctgtcagagatggttggggtttccttggtcctgcctcagcagggGCTGATGGACTAGGTGACGTCTTGAGGTCAGCCCCATATTTCTATGTCTTGCCACACATGTGCTTTGCTGTCCTCTGATGGCTATTTGGGCCCTGttgtgcttggcgctgtacaaTCCTGGCCCCCAGGGGCATACATATTAGGTTGTAATTGTTCAGTGGCAGACAAAAGTTGAAGGAAGAGCTCTGGCTTTATAATTGATCCCCCTGCAAAAGTCTCCAAGAATGGCCCCCGGCTCTAGCAACTTTAGCAGAGGGGTCAGAATTTCAGGCCGTTGtgcagcgagctggtggggggaaaaaacggttactcaccctTTTTGTAACTCTTGCTCTTccagatgtgttgctcatgtctattccagtTAGGTGTGTGCGAGCAATGTGTGCACGGCTGTCGGAAATTTTTCCCTAGCAGCTACCCGTCGGGCCAGctatggagccccctggagtggcaccggTACGGTGCTCTATATACCACCCTGCCGGCCCggccccccttcagttccttcttgccggcaatTCCGGCCCCTGGGTAGGCAGGCCGAGTCCTTTTTCAGTGCCGTTCGGAGGAGCGCTCCGCACCGAAGTGCTCGGGGCTGGGTCCTGCTGCGGCCGGAGGGCTGACTCCATGAGGAGTTGTTTCAATTGAATAGCCCTCTCTTTTCTGGTGTGAGGCTTGAAGGCCTTGCAGATCTTGCACTTGTCTGCCTGATGGGCTTCTCCCAGACACCGGAGACAGGAGTCGTGGGAGTCGCCCGTGGGCATAGGCTTGGCGCAGGAGCTCCAGGGTTTGACGCCCTGGGACGGCATGCCCCAGGGCCCCGCGGGGCACTCGGTGAAGGGGAAAATCCCCCAGCCGTTAAAGACTACAATTAACAACTAGAAGAGAacacttaactaacaatgggTAACTATATACAAAGATAAGCAGAAGAGCTAGGGATTTGTGGGACACCTGCGAGCAAGAGACCACTGTTCCAACAaccgtcactggcggtaagaagaaactgaagggggTCCGGCCGGCAGGGTGGTATATAGCAGCACCGGATCTGCTTTAATTCAGCCAGGAATTAATGCAGGGAAGCCCTATGGCCTGGGTcctacaggaagtcagactagatgatcacacggGGGCCAGCTTCAGTGAATGATGCACAGGCTCCAGCCAGTACAGAAAGCAGCCATAGCTCAGGTCTGTGCTTGagtctctcctctggctcccagctgACTCCTGGGGTCAGTTTAAAGCCTTGATccctaattttcaaagcaattaggGGATCATGCCCCAGCTGCACCAAAGCCCATATCTGATCTATAAACCGCAGTGAGCGCTGCACTCCTTGGGATGTGCAGGTCCCATCACCCAGTGTGAAGGTGAGCTAGGGACAAAGCGTTCTCGAGGGAGAGGACCCAGCCGTGCGACCGTCCTCCAGAGCCTGGAGTCTGATCAGCTCTAGGAAACGCTGCAAAGCCAACACCAGCTAAAAGGGATCTCCTGCGCCGTTGTGTCCAGGCCCTGCTATCACAGCCATCCACCCCCCTGACAGAAATGCATccagctccagccacagctgGGTTGGGCTCTCGgcgttggtaaatgcaaagtaacacacactggaaaacataagcCCAACTATCCACCCAAAACGAggggggtttaaattagctgctACCGCTCAGGAAAGAGACCTTGGTGTCACTGCTggtagttccctgaaaacatctgctcaaggGACAGTGGGAGCCAAAAATGCTCCGCGAATGTTAGGACCCATTAGAAAAGGGtgaggtaataagacagaaaatatcataatcccACTGCAGAAAGCCCTGGGACGCCCACGCCTTGAATCCTGCATGCCGTTCTGCTCACccccaactcaaaaaagagacgttagaattgaaaaaggaacagagaagagcaatgaaaatgatgagggggatggagcagctttcctatgaggagagattaaaaagctggtgtttgttcagtttagaaaagagataactaagggagGGATgtgaaagaggtctataaaatcctgaattatttaccccttcccataacacaaggaccagaggtcacccaacaaagtaacaggcagcaggtttgaaacaagcACAAGGccgtatttcttcacacaatgtacagtcaacctgtggaactccttgccaggggatgttgtgaaggccaaaagtctaactgggttcaaaaaagaattaggtaagttcctggaggactggtccatcaatggctatcagccaagatggtcaggatgcAGCCCTATGCTCTTGGTGTTCCTAGTCTCCgacggccagaagctgggactggatgacaggggatggatcacttgaaattgccctgttctgttcattccctcagaagcatctggaaCGGGCtgctatcagagacaggatatggggctagatggaccattggtctgacccagtgtggccttcTTGCATTATTTATTTTGCCTCCACCCTTCCTaaggggaggctgttccagaacatctCACCTCTGATGGGTAGAAACCTTCTTATCTCCAGCCTCAATTGCTTCCTGcccagtttatccccatttgcTCTTGTccaacactgtcctttagcttcagTAGCTCTTTCCCCTCCATATTTATAGACACAACCAGATGCCAGCTCAGCCTTCACCAGGCCAGACTAAACAGGCCGAGCCTTTCAGTCTCCTCTTGTAAGATCAGTTCTCCGCTCCCCTGATAAGCCTgggagcccttctctgcaccgGGCCACTTTGGATCCCTTGTTcctgaacatgggtgaccagaactgcacacggtgTTCCCGCTGAGCTCTTCCCAGTGCCTCGCCCCGGGGCATTAATGCTTCCCTATCACCCCTGGAAATCCCTCACCGGATCCAGCCTAGGCTCTTTGATGGAGcctttctgctctcagtgacactcACAATTTGAtcacccccttccccatgcagGGTTCTGACCCTGTAAAGGGAGAAGGGCCAGAGACTCCATGGAGTCCACTCAGGACCTTTGTGTTGCTATTGGTTTCATGTGGAAGGTGCCGGGATGCTATGGTGGTGGGCTGCAGGACAAAAGATTTGGAGGGGCTGgaccctgtggggcaggggagatacATTGAGGCTGTTCTGCAGTGGCCTttgggaggggagagctggggtGACTGGCTAGCTGGACtagttctccccccacccagctggcCTAGGGGCAGGTGACACCCAGGTGGAAACACTCAATTAaccagctgggctgggccagaCTTTCCAATAACATCTCGGGGAACCGGTTCCAGGGGCTTGTTTACTGCAGCGCTAGGCAATGGGGTACACGGAGGTTCCCCTCTGGGGGGCACTGGCTCCAatctgggtggggaaagggaTATGGGGGCCCTtctcctctagggggcgctggctctgatcCATTGCAAAgctgggggactggctggctcgtgGGGTGGGGACTGGGTATGGGTGGGGGGTTCCTCCTGTGTTGCCATGACCCTAGCCCGGCTCCCCCCTCTCTCCAGGCTGCcaagctgcccccctccccagtccaTGGCTGCTGCCTTTCGGGGGGGGGGCGAAGTGTGAACAAGCCAATGGCTGCCCCATGCGGGTGACGCCACCTGGTGCCTCTTTCACCTTGTTCCATTCTGATtgggggggccgggggtggggagggaagacagTGAACATTGGGCGTGAGGGTGGGGTGGCGAGCCTGCCGGGGGAATGGGGAATCCCCTGGAAACTCCCCACTGCTGGGGCATCACCCCCCTGTCGCATGCGGTGTGGGTCGGGTGGATGATGGGTGAGGCCTGCTGGGGGCGAGGGGGCTTGCAAGCTCATGGGGCCATGCGGAGCCCAGGTGGCTCATCTCCCATATGGCCTTGGTGGAACGGGCCTGATTCCCACCCTCCACTGCCtgtaccccccaccccagatcttAGGGAGCAAAGCCCTCCCTATAACCCTCCCCTCTGCTTTCTCCTAGTCTGCCTGGGGGGCTGTGCCCTGGGCAAGGACTTGGAGCCCTCGGTGCCTGAAGCCACCTCGTATCCGATGCCCCTGGACCTGACCCTGCGAGATCCGAGCTACACGGCTGCCCAGCTCCCCGGGGAGGGGCCCCCAGCTGGGCAGCACAATGGGTTCCTGCGGCCCAAAATGAAGGTATGAACTGGGGGCCAGGGGAGTCAGGGGGGCTCTTCCAGGCTCAGGGTGCATAGGGCCCCCGTGTGGCCAGTCTGGGCTGTGCAGGGTTGGTTGCCCAGAGGAACCTCAGGATCTATCTGTGCCCAGAGAACCCCCTTCTCGCCCACTGCACTGTGGCTGGGTACCAGGGAGGGTCTGGGTGTCATCATGAGCACCTGGCCCGCCCGATGCCCAGcttccctgctctccctgcctGAGCTCCTTGCCCACACAGCTTTGCCAAGGCCCCTCAATCCTGACACCCAGCTCCCCTGCTGTCCCAcggtgctggggggcagagactgtggggggtGTTTGGGGGTCCCTGTTTGTGAGTTaccagggaggtgggggctggtttggggaggggaatggagcaGCGGAGGGTCTGGTGCTGTGGACGGCCtccccagggctcctggggtTGGTGGGGGTGTCCCTGGGCctgggggaggagacagagccCCGCCACTGGGCACCCCCTCCTTGGGATCCGCGGGTGACAGCTCCATCCCCGCCCCCGGCAGGTGACGCTGGGCGAGGGGCCGGGCGAGCTCTTCTCCTGCCCCGTGTGCCAGAAGGGCTTCAGCTACCAGCGCATGCTCAACCGGCACCTCAAGTGCCACAGCGAGGTCAAGCGCCACCTGTGCCCCTACTGCGGGAAGGGCTTCAACGACACCTTCGACCTCAAACGCCACGTCCGCACCCACACCGGTGAGAGCCCTGCCCCCGCCGGGgcacctccccaccagcccctccccgcGCCCACACCGGTGAGAGCCCTGCCCCCGCCGGGgcacctccccaccagccccgctcCCGCGCCCACACCGGTGAGAGCCCTGGCCCCGGCGGGacacctccccaccagccccgcccccgcgccCACACCGGTGAGAGCCCTGCCCCCGCCGGGgcacctccccaccagccccgcCCACACCGATGAGAGCCCTGCCCCCGCCGGGgcacctccccaccagccccgcCCACACCGGTGAGAGCCCTGCCCCCGCCGGGgcacctccccaccagccccgcccccgcaccCACACCGGTGAGAGCCCTGCCCCCGCCCGGACACCTCCCCCCTAGCCCCGCCCCCGCGCCCACACCGGTGAGAGCCCTGCCCCCGCCCGGacacctcccccccagccctgccccgcgccCACACCGGTGAAAGTCCTGCCCCCGCCGGGacacctccccaccagccccgcccccgcgccCACACCGGTGAGAGCCCTGCCCCCGCCCGGacacctcccccccagccctgccccgtgCCCACACCGGTGagagccctgcccccgcccagacacctccccccagccctgcccccgcgcccACACTGGTGAGAGCCCTGCCCCCGCCGGGACACCTCctcaccagccctgcccctgcgccCACACCAGTGAGAGCCCTGCCCCCGCTGGGACacctccccaccagccctgcccctgcgccCACACTGGTgagagccctgcctcccccagccccacccccgtgCCCGCACAGGTgagagccctgccccttctgggacACGCCCCagtcagccccgccccccacaagtGAGAgccctacccccactgggacacgTCCCCACCAGCTCGGTCCCAGTGCCTGTGCAGCCTAGACCCTTTtccccaccagccctgccccagcacccgcACAGGTGAGAGCCGGGCCCCAGCTGGGACacgccctcaccccccccacccaagcTCCCACACAGGTGAGAGCCCTGCCCTTGCTGGGACAcgccccctccagccctgccccaacaccTGCACAGGTGAGCCCTGGCAACAGGCCCCACCCCTTAGCCCTCCCCGTAGGGTTCTGGGGGATTTCTTAACCCCTCTCCACCCTCTGCACTGGTGGAATGAACGGGCCCTTGGGGCTGGGATTGTGGGgtgctgtgtctgtctgtgtgcacaCACGAGGTGGGGTTACTGGGtttctgggcagtggggctggatcTGTGCAGGCGGGAGTCAGGGGGGCTAGGTCCCTGGGGATGAAGGGAGACACGAGGGGTGAATGTGCCCAGGGAGTGCTAACCCTTcgtgttccccccccccggctccaggCGTGCGCCCGTACAAGTGCAACCTGTGCGACAAGGCCTTCACGCAGCGCTGCTCGCTGGAGTCGCACCTGAAGAAGATCCATGGGGTGCAGCAACGCTACGCCTACAAGGAGCGGCGGGCCAAGCTCTACGTGTGCGAGGAGTGCGGCTGCACGGCCGACAGCCAGGAGGGCCACCTGCTCCATCTGCGGGAGCAGCACCCTGACAGCCCCCTGCTGCTCAAGGCCTCGCGCAAGACGGCTGCCTCCCTGCACagtgccctccccaccctgctgcagggcacCCCGTGCCTGTGAGACGGCGCCCACTGCAGGGCACCCCGTGCCTGGGAGACGGCACCCCCTGCagggcagcaccccctgcagggcacCCCGTGCCTGGGAGACggcgccccctgcagggcaccCAGGTGCCTGGGAGACAGCGCCCcctgagggctgggcagggccctaTACAGCAATGAGCCCCTGTGAGACAGTGTCCCCTGGTGGGCGCCCAACACTGGGGCAGGACCAGtgactgagccctgctgcctggaggCTGGACACCACGTGCTCCCTCCCAACAGTGGCCTGGGACGTGGGCAGCACGTGGCAAATGCTTCAAAgaagcccccaccccctgtggaGGAGAAGTCCTCAATGCTacgctgccccccccaccccccaggggcaGCCAGCTATCCACAGGCCACTGACTTTGCACTGCTCCTTCCCCGAAGCTTTGGGGGAGATGCGGGCAGCTCCCTTCTGTGGGCTGCGTGGGTGCCCCACACCCTCCCTGGGCTGGCACTGCCCAGTCCCCCGGAGGCTCTGCCCACAGGCTGGGCAAACAGGATTTTTTACCATTGTGCTTTTCTGatgggggctgggcagcaggagtggggtgaggtggggtggggaggagcatttacccccccccatctccatctCAGTGCCATCCCCATCCattcccccccacatacacactcaGGAAGAACCCAGGGGCggctccattccctgcccccattgaTCCCATCAGGACCATTCTGCCCTGGATTTCCCAGTCCCACCTtggccccacacccagctgtTCCTGCCTGAAGTTTGCTCTGAGGTTTGctcccgggctgctgctgctttggggaaGGTGTTGACATTACAAATCCCAGCTGTCCCCACCCCGGGAGTATCCGTGGCTGACAGGAGACCCGTGCTGAATGCCTGGGAAGGGGACAAGGCTCATTCAACTCCAGGGCCCCAACCCCACTTGGGAGAAATATCCATGACATTAAAATCTGGGCACCGGCTTTGACTCAGGGTAGAGATGCCTCCTCGGACGTATCTAGGAGTTGCGGGGGGATCCTCTATTTCTATAGCGCCAATTCCCCAGGCCTCTCCGTGccaccattcccctccccccgccgccgtTGCAGAGCTGTCACTAACCTGGACAGCTGGGGGGATCATGGTGACTGGAGAATGTTGATCAGGGATGTGGGATTTATCTGAATCCCCCCGCATCCTCCGCCTTATTTGTGCTGCTCTcctgaggaggggggctggggtacAAATGCTttaatggggaagggggaggctgcggggagccccccacacccactaGGTCCCTTTCCCGCTGCCTGCTCCcctccaacaccttctttataCACCAGAGAACACCTGGTAATTGGGGTCCCCAGGATCAGAGCAATTGCAGACCTCCACCTGCAtggccagccccagagcatccactcaccggggcggggggggtggtcATAGCAGACATCCTAGGTCAGAGGAAATGGGGTAGGGCCTCACCATGGCCACACACGGGTCTGCACCCCACATATGACCAGCTTGGCTGTTACCCCCCGCCACCTACCCTCTTGTGGGCCTACCGTGATTGCAGTGGGGCAATGCCAAAGACCCAGCTTCCCCCACACATACTAACTCAAATCCCTTTAAATCTGGGAGTGGCTGCCCCTCCTCCTTGGGTAGATATTGGGGGACTGCCAATCCCCAGTGCCAAGAGGATGGGTAGAGGGATCAGTTTCCAGCTTAGCAGGGAGCTTCCGCCCAGGGCAGAGGGGACCCCGCATCCCACTAAGCTGGGCTGCTCTAACTGCGTCcatcctgtcccccaccccctgcacataCAGAGGTGGGGCAGTGGGTCCTGGCAGGGGTGTAGTAGGAGGTGTCGGGGTGCCAGGGCCTGGATCGTGTTTACAGTTTGGCTGTGGGAAACGAGCCGGACAGTTTGTTAGTAATTGTGAGTTTGTATCTTTGTCTGTTTGTGAGTTTATTAAAATCAGGGAATTGAACCAGCTCTGAGCAGTGCTCCTCACTCCTGTCCAGCGGCCCTTGCCTACCCCAGCctgctgctgtcccagccctggagcccccTTCAGCGCTCCCAGCACCACACCGCATGCCCCCTCCAGCTAAGGCTTGTCTAGCTGAATATGCAGAGTgcggctgcccccccccccgcccacttgcCACAAATTATGTGTTCCCATAGCCAAGCCGGTGGGGGGGGAACGGGACTGGGGGGGGTACTGCCAGACCTCACAGAAAGGGGGGCAGCCAGGACCATGGCTTGGCTAGGAGACAGTAATGGCTCCAGAGCAGAGACAGCAGCTATCCCACTGGtatccacccccccgcccccaattgcAATCAGACCCATGGGCCCCTCCAGCCTGGGATTGCCCCCCCTCCCTGGATCAGATGCATGAGCCCACCCAGTGGCCTCCTTCAGCCTGgcgtcccctccccctccagttgCTAATTGTCCTGCTGCCTGGTTATTCCAAGAAATACCGGGTTTTTCAGGGCCCCGACCAGGTTTGCAAGCCAAGGGCTGCGTTCTAGGACAGCGGCTGGAGCTGCGCTGCC encodes:
- the OVOL1 gene encoding putative transcription factor Ovo-like 1, translated to MPRAFLVKKSRASVGKRNWSELPDEERGEIYVPVCLGGCALGKDLEPSVPEATSYPMPLDLTLRDPSYTAAQLPGEGPPAGQHNGFLRPKMKVTLGEGPGELFSCPVCQKGFSYQRMLNRHLKCHSEVKRHLCPYCGKGFNDTFDLKRHVRTHTGVRPYKCNLCDKAFTQRCSLESHLKKIHGVQQRYAYKERRAKLYVCEECGCTADSQEGHLLHLREQHPDSPLLLKASRKTAASLHSALPTLLQGTPCL